A part of Drosophila bipectinata strain 14024-0381.07 chromosome 3L, DbipHiC1v2, whole genome shotgun sequence genomic DNA contains:
- the MsR2 gene encoding LOW QUALITY PROTEIN: G-protein coupled receptor dmsr-1 (The sequence of the model RefSeq protein was modified relative to this genomic sequence to represent the inferred CDS: substituted 1 base at 1 genomic stop codon) — translation MVTNMSQPHYCGTTIDDFHTNYKYFHGYFSLIVCILGTIANTLNIIVLTRREMRSPTNAILTGLAVADLAVMLEYIPYTVHDYILSARLPREEQLSYSWACFIKFHSVFPQVLHTISIWLTVTLAVWRYIAVSYPQRNRIWCGMRTTLITIATAYVVCVLVVSPWLYLVTAIAKFLETLDASGKTIRSVPLSQYILDYNRDEDMTVQLVSSTTPDGPWAVPSVSMAANGTAVSLLSLTTTLLPPTTLTTTTRGTLSAGASLGERNVTVYRLYHSALALHDRQLKHATFLIYSVLIKLIPCFALTVLSVRLIGALLEAKRRRKILACHAASDMQPIVNGKVVTPSQPKSSKLLEKEKQTDRTTRMLLAVLLLFLITEFPQGIMGLLNAVLGDAFFIQCYLKLSDLMDILALINSSINFILYCSMSRQFRSTFALLFRPRWLDKWLPLSQQDGEARGGGSGNGIGGYGRQRLLHTDAVSKSLAIDLGLTTQVTNVXQESSGRATVSAAAATSTAAAAAAATSTAAVTVATEVDGCAQAANDISLVEMLHGPKKKGEGFSGSGSHQARRRRSGSGKCIWPTTEWLRKLRNQKTRESDTNSTDQDVELGRRSSVLLMVLLSTSDEVKAKTILVSGQQPAQSEVKLDEDVEDAIDALWL, via the exons ATGGTCACGAATATGTCGCAGCCGCATTATTGCGGCACGACGATCGATGATTTCCACACAAA CTACAAGTACTTCCACGGCTACTTCTCGCTCATCGTCTGCATTCTGGGAACCATTGCCAACACCCTGAACATCATAGTTCTGACCCGCCGGGAGATGCGTTCCCCCACCAACGCCATCCTCACGGGTCTGGCGGTGGCCGACCTGGCAGTCATGCTGGAATACATCCCCTACACGGTCCACGACTACATACTCAGCGCCCGTCTGCCCCGGGAGGAGCAGCTGAGCTACAGCTGGGCGTGCTTCATCAAGTTCCACTCGGTGTTCCCGCAGGTCCTGCACACCATCTCCATCTGGCTGACGGTGACCCTTGCCGTGTGGCGCTACATCGCCGTGAGCTACCCCCAGCGGAACCGGATATGGTGCGGAATGCGCACCACCCTTATCACCATTGCCACGGCGTACGTGGTATGTGTGTTGGTGGTGTCTCCTTGGCTTTACCTGGTTACCGCCATTGCCAAGTTTCTGGAGACTCTGGACGCGAGTGGCAAGACGATCCGATCGGTGCCACTCAGCCAGTACATCCTGGACTACAACCGGGACGAGGACATGACGGTGCAGTTAGTGTCCAGCACGACGCCGGATGGTCCTTGGGCAGTGCCCAGTGTCTCGATGGCGGCCAACGGAACGGCAGTTAGTTTGCTTAGCCTGACCACCACACTCCTGCCCCCGACCACATTGACAACCACCACCAGGGGAACCCTCAGTGCGGGGGCGTCTCTGGGTGAGCGGAACGTCACCGTCTACAGGCTCTACCACAGCGCCCTGGCCCTGCACGACCGCCAGCTGAAGCACGCCACCTTCCTGATCTACAGTGTCCTCATCAAGTTGATCCCCTGCTTCGCCCTGACTGTCCTGTCAGTGCGCCTGATCGGAGCCCTTCTGGAGGCCAAGCGGAGGCGGAAGATCCTGGCCTGCCACGCGGCCAGCGACATGCAGCCGATAGTCAACGGCAAGGTGGTCACGCCAAGTCAGCCCAAGAGCAGCAAGCTTCTCGAGAAGGAGAAGCAAACGGACCGCACTACTAGGATGCTGCTGGCGGTGCTGCTGCTCTTCCTAATCACCGAGTTCCCGCAGGGCATCATGGGCCTCCTCAACGCCGTGCTGGGCGACGCCTTCTTCATCCAGTGCTACCTAAAGCTGA GTGACCTAATGGACATCTTGGCACTTATTAACTCGAGCATCAACTTCATACTCTACTGCTCGATGAGCCGCCAGTTCCGAAGCACGTTCGCGCTGCTCTTCCGGCCGCGCTGGCTGGACAAGTGGCTGCCGCTGTCCCAGCAGGACGGAGAGGCGCGCGGCGGAGGCAGCGGAAACGGGATAGGCGGCTATGGGAGGCAGCGGCTGTTGCACACAGACGCCGTCAGCAAGAGCCTGGCCATCGATCTGGGCCTGACGACGCAAGTGACGAATGTCTAGCAGGAGAGCAGCGGCCGGGCGACAGTGTCggccgcagcagcaacatcaacagcagcagctgcagcagcagcaacatccaCGGCTGCTGTGACAGTGGCAACTGAGGTTGATGGATGTGCCCAGGCTGCTAACGACATCAGCCTGGTTGAAATGTTGCACGGCCCGAAGAAGAAGGGCGAGGGCTTCTCCGGGAGCGGCAGCCACCAAGCCAGGAGGCGACGCAGCGGGAGCGGAAAGTGCATTTGGCCCACCACCGAGTGGCTGCGGAAGCTGAGGAACCAGAAGACAAGGGAATCCGATACAAACAGCACTGACCAGGACGTAGAGCTCGGCCGGCGCAGCAGTGTCCTGCTAATGGTCCTGCTCAGCACCTCCGACGAGGTCAAGGCCAAGACTATCCTAGTCAGCGGTCAGCAGCCGGCACAGTCGGAAGTGAAGCTCGACGAGGATGTGGAGGACGCTATCGACGCTCTCTGGCTGTGA
- the yellow-g2 gene encoding protein yellow, whose protein sequence is MRLLTGTWLALILALGVSVSLVRSQGTKYGLWTPDRAHSDAQPIQWTGGQFEFPCASTKSLFKSSGKFIPKNVIATRAQLIGDTIYLALPRYRKGVPATLVKTNVKPGTCSTTFKPYPCWDLQEEGNCKALQSVVDLVVDQNEVLWVLDTGIVNTLETPVRKCPPKVVAMSVKTGKVLKTVSLEGLTSSSSRLQYLVVDYAPDGGCFVYVSDAANRAIIVYNLQADRGFRVVLPKAVTAGCRSRDVLYIALIRRDCGSTELYFTYLSTSKLFSLKSEYLRSGVADGRILDLGKKPSRMVIIGTDNGSAIFFRNEGDAEVYRWDTNSTFAETNFKPVYRSQTCQLVTHAVPDYKRNTMRVLQSNFPDYMQNRVGCGAIQQLGLMQGCW, encoded by the exons ATGAGACTATTAACGGGTACTTGGCTCGCCCTGATCCTGGCGCTGGGAGTGTCAGTTTCGTTGGTCCGATCACAGGGCACGAAATACGGGCTGTGGACTCCGGATCGCGCCCACTCTGACGCCCAGCCCATCCAGTGGACGGGCGGTCAGTTCGAGTTCCCCTGCGCCAGCACCAAGTCGCTCTTCAAGAGCTCCGGCAAGTTTATACCCAAGAACGTGATCGCCACCAGGGCCCAGCTGATCGGGGACACCATCTACCTGGCCCTGCCCCGCTACAGGAAGGGCGTTCCGGCCACTCTGGTGAAGACCAACGTGAAGCCAGGCACCTGCTCCACCACCTTCAAGCCGTACCCCTGCTGGGACCTGCAGGAGGAGGGCAACTGCAAGGCGCTCCAGTCGGTGGTGGACCTGGTGGTGGATCAGAACGAGGTGCTCTGGGTTCTGGACACGGGCATAGTCAACACCCTGGAGACCCCTGTTCGCAAGTGCCCCCCCAAAGTGGTGGCCATGTCCGTCAAAACTGGCAAGGTGCTGAAGACCGTGTCCCTGGAGGGCCTGACCTCGAGCAGTTCCCGTCTGCAGTACCTCGTGGTGGATTACGCCCCCGATGGCGGCTGCTTCGTTTACGTCAGTGATGCCGCTAACCGGGCCATCATCGTCTACAATCTGCAGGCTGACCGCGGGTTCAGGGTGGTGCTGCCAAAGGCCGTCACCGCTGGCTGCCGCTCCCGGGACGTCCTCTACATAGCCCTGATCCGTCGCGACTGCGGCTCCACCGAGCTCTACTTCACCTACCTCAGCACCAGCAAGCTCTTCTCCCTGAAGTCCGAGTACCTGCGCAGCGGAGTTGCCGATGGACGAATTCTGG ATCTCGGCAAGAAGCCCAGCCGTATGGTCATTATCGGAACGGACAATGGCTCGGCGATTTTCTTCCGGAACGAGGGCGACGCAGAGGTGTATCGGTGGGACACGAACTCCACGTTCGCGGAGACTAACTTTAAGCCGGTTTACCGCAGCCAAACCTGTCAGCTGGTCACCCATGCAGTGCCCGACTACAAACGGAATACGATGCGAGTGCTGCAGAGCAATTTCCCGGATTACATGCAAAACCGTGTCGGGTGCGGGGCCATCCAGCAATTGGGTCTGATGCAGGGCTGCTGGTAA